The genome window GCACCCCCCGACGCGTGCACGCCAGAACCTACTGCCTTTGCCGCATCGGCCGAAGCCGCGACGTGGCTGGCCGCGGCGCGTGCGCATTCCACAATCATCCCCGCGCCAGCATCACCCGTGTACCGTTGGCGCACCGCTTGCCCGCCCTGCGCCCGCCATGAGCACCTACCACCTGCAGTCCGTGTTCCGCCCCGCCTCGGTTGCCATCGTCGGCGGCAGTCCGCGCGAGCGCTCGGCCGGGCGCGCGGTGGTGCGCAACCTGCGCACCGCCGGCTTTCCCGGGCAGATCGGTTGGGTCAGCCCGCGCTACCGCGAGATCGACGGCGTGCCCACCGTGCGCCGGCTCACCGATCTGCCGTGGGTGCCGGACCTGGTGGTCATCACCGCGCCGGCGCGGATCGTGCCGCGCATCGTCGCCATCGCCGCGCGGCGCGGCGTCGCCGCGGCGATCATCCTCACCGCCGGCCTGGGCGAAGGCCCGAGCTCGGCCGCGGCGCGGGTCGAAGCGGCCGCGCGCGCCAAGGGCCTGCGCATCCTCGGCCCGCATTGCCTGGGCGTGATCGCCCCGCACGCCAAGCTCAACGCCAGCATCGCCGCGCACTGCCCGCAGCCGGGCGATCTGGCGCTGATTTCCGAATCCAGCGCCATCGCCGCCGCCTTGGTGGAGTGGGGCGTGGCGCGCTCGGTCGGTTTCTCCGCGGTGGTGTCGCTGGGCGATGCGCTGGACGTGGACTTCGGCGACCTGCTCGACTATTTCGCCACCGACTACCGCACCCGCGCGATCCTGCTGTACGTCGAACACATCCACGACGCGCGCAAGTTCATGTCCGCCGCGCGGGCCGCGGCGCGCGCCAAACCGGTGGTGGTGGTGAAGTCCGGGCGTCTGCTGCGCATCGACCCCAATGCCGACACCCATGTGCAGGCGCTGGCCAGTTCCGACGCGGTCTACGGTGCCGCCTTCGCCCGCGCCGGCCTGCTGCGCGTGCGCGCGCTGGACGAACTGTTCGCCGCGGCCGAGACCCTGGGCCGGCTCAGCACCTTCCCCGGCCGCCGCCTGGCGATCCTCAGCAATGGCGGCGGCGTCGGCCGCCTGGCGGTGGACAAGCTCGCCGACCTCGGCGGCACCCTGGCCGCGTTGTCGCCGCACACCCTGCAACGCCTGGAGCAGGCGCTGCCGCAGGAGTGGTCGCACGCCAACCCGGTGGACATCGTGGTCGATGCCGACGGCGAGCGCTACGCCGCCGCCGTCGAAGCGCTGCTGGCCGATCCGGAGAACGACGCAGTGCTGGTGGTCAACGTGCCGACCGCCTTCACCTCCTCGGCCGACGCCGCGCAGGCGCTGACCCGCACCCTGGGCCTGCGCCCGCGTCACCATCGCGACAAGCCGGTGTTCGCGGTGTGGCTGGGCAACGACGAAAGCGCCACCGCCGTGCTCAACGCCGCGCATATTCCCACCTATGCCACCGAGGCCGACGCGGTACGCGGCTTCATGCATCTGGTGCGCTACCGCGAAGCGCAGGCGGCGCTGATGGAAACCCCGCCCAGCCTGCCCGAGGATTTCGTGTTCGACGCCGCCACCGCGCGCGGCATCGTCGATGCGGCGTTGGCCGCCGGCCAGACCTGGCTGGATCCGCTGGCCACCACCCGCCTGCTCGCCGCCTACGGCATTCCCACCGCGCCGGTGGTGCATGCGGCCAGCGCCGCCGACGCCGCACTGGCCGCGGCGCCGATGCTGGCCGACGGCCTGGCCGTCGCGGTGAAGATCCATTCGGCCGACATCCCGCACAAGTCCGACGTGGACGGCGTGCGCTTGAACCTGGTCAGCGCGCAGGCGGTGCAGGACGCCGCCGAAGGCATTGTGGCCCGCGCGCGCGCCGCGCGTCCCGACGCGCGCATCGACGGCGTGCTGGTGCAGCCCACCCTGTTGCGGCCTAAAGCGCGCGAACTGATCGCCGGCATCGCCGACGACTCCACCTTCGGTCCGGTGATCGTGTTCGGCCGCGGCGGCACTGCGGTGGAAGTGATCGACGACAAGGCGCTGGCGCTGCCGCCGCTGGACCTGCGCCTGGCCCACGAACTGATCGGCCGCACCCGCGTCAGCCGCATCCTCAAGGCCTACCGCGACGTGCCCGCGGCCGACGAGCGCGCCGTAGCGATGGTGCTGGTCAAGCTCGCGCAACTGGCCGCCGATCTGCCGGAGATCCGCGAACTGGACATCAACCCGCTGCTGGCCGACCGCGACGGCGTGATCGCGCTGGACGCACGCGTGGCGGTGGCGCCGTCGCGGCGCCTGCACAAGGGCCGTGGCCACCCGCGTTTCGCGATTTTCCCATATCCGAAGGAATGGGAACGGCGCATCGCGCTCAACGACGGCGGCACCGCCCTGGTGCGCCCGGTGCGCCCGGAAGACGACGCGCTGTTCCGCAGCTTCTTCGCCCGCGTCACCGACGAGGACCTGCGCCTGCGCTTCTTCCAGGCGGTGAAGCACTTCAGCCACGAGTTCATCGCCCGCCTGACCCAGCTCGACTACGCCCGCTCGATCGCCCTGGTGGTGATCGAACCCAAGACCGGCGACATGCTCGGCGCGGTGCGCCTGCACGCCGACGCCGACTACGACCGCGGCGAATACGGCATCCTGATCCGCTCCGACCTCAAAGGCCACGGCATCGGCTGGCAGCTGATGCGGATCATGATCGAATACGCCGGCTGGCTCGGCCTCAACGTCATCGAAGGCCAGGTCCTGCGCGAGAACCGCACCATGCTGGCGATGTGCGCGCACCTGGGCTTCAAGGCCACCCCGGACCCGGAGGATGCGATGTTGATGGATGTGGTGTTGCCGGTGGGGAAGGGGTAAGGGGGCGCTAAGTCGTGTGTCCGGTTTTTGCGCGCAGTGGCGATGTGCAAAAGACGCGACGGTGCGGATTGGCTGGAAGTCGCCAATCCATCCCAGGGAAGTTGGCGTCCAGCGAAGACGCCAAAAGTCAAGGAGAATCGAGCAGTGCCTATGTTGATGACGATCGCGTTCCTTCCTTTTGCTGCATTGGCAGCGGCATACATCGCAAGCACACTCAAGCCAGCGAAACGCAGGCCGCTGATCTTCATTGCCGGCGGCTCTTTCATATCGGTCTTGGGCGCACTGGGGGGCTATGCACTACGCCCCGCGCTCCAGTCTGGTTATGTCCGCTTCAATAGCAGGTACGCCGGAGATATCCACGCCGTCTTGGCGCAAAATCCTTTGCGATACTGGGCGATCGTGTTTGTGCTCTATGCCATGTTGGTGCTTCTGGCTGGCTTTGGATTCGCAATGATTGGGCTTTGCTTTCGCAAAGGGGCGGCAATACACGCTGATCTAACTAAAGGGGCCAGGGGGAATACCCGTTTGAAGCAGATCCTTCCTCACGCTCCTGACATTGAGCAAGACGCCGCATGCCAGGCGGGGCAAGACACCCCGCCCGGCATGCACTCCATGGCACTGCAACGATGTCGAGCGCACGGCAAACGCGCCGACGTGGCAGGCAGCATCGGGGGAGAATGCTGCGGGGCGGGCGGTGATGCTGCCACGCGGGGCCAGCCAAGGCGTTGTACGCGGATGCGCGCCCATCGTGCAATCCGTCGTGTTGCTCGACCATTTCGACTCTAGCCGATTGTCCCGAGGCAATGAGTAGACAGATGCGCCCAGGGCGCGCTCCGACCACGACAGCGCGTCGTGCCCCAGCTGATGCGCATGCCCGCAGCGCGTTCGGCCGCGTGCTCGCGATGCTGCTGGTGATCGGCATCGGTGCCTATGCTTATTCGCTGATCGCACCGCGCTTCGCGGCCACGCCGACGCCGAGCGTAGCCGTACCGAGGACATCGAGCGCAGTCACGACACCCACTTCCATTGCACAGGCCACAGCCACAGCGCCGGCCGTACCCGCGGCAGCGGCACCCGCTCAGCACTTCCAGTGTGACGGACGCACTCATTGCGCGCAGATGACCTCGTGCGAGGAAGCGACCTATTGCCTGCGCACCTGCCCTGGCGTGCAGATGGACGGCAACCACGACGGCGTGCCGTGCGAGCGGCAGTGGTGTCATTAGCCGCCCTTCCATTGCGGTAGTTCAGAAGCAGTGTTGAGCAACCAACTTCTCGTCGGCGTCGGGTCTTCAGTTGCGGCAGCTTGCTGGAACCGTAGCTGCGGGAGATGGCGATGTTTGACGGAGGTCGCGGCTGAAGCCCCTACAGTGCACACAGCCCGCGACCGCACGTTCTGTTGGAGCGGCTTTAGCCGCGACGAACGCAGCGATGGGGCTGACGACGCTGTTCAGCGTCGCGGCCGGTGGTTCGAGGCGGCCTGCGCGCATGACAAGGGCAAAGCGCCTTGATGGTGGTTGTTCGCGGCGCGGTGGCGCTTACACGGTCGAATCGCCCACATCCGCATCGAAGCGCATACGGCCATGGATCGGCAGCGGCGTCCCCTCGGCGATGCGCCGAAGCAAGCTCAGCCCTCGTCGCGGGTGAACGGCGCCACGCGCAACTTGACCCGATGCTCGACCCCGGCCGGACACTGTCCTGGCGCCGGTCCGCGGAAGTAGCTGCGCTGCCAGCCTTGGCGTTTGGCCTCTGGAGCGTCTTGCTGCAGGTCGTGCAGGAACTGGCCGCGGCTGCGCATCCAGGCCTGATAGTCGCGTTCCAGTTCCGGCGTCTGCGACAGCGGTTGCCAGCGCGGCTCGGTCTCGGCCAGTACCCGCCGCTGCACCGGGAAGAAGTGGCAGAACGGTTCGCCAGCGTCGAAGCGCACGCGTCCGGGGCGGGTGAACTGCCAGTTCATGGTGAAGGTGTACGGACTCCAGTCGGTCTCGATCAGCCCGGTCAGCCCGGCGATGCCGTCCTTGGGCCGGTTGACCGGCGCGGTCACGTACAGGTCCATGCCTGGCTCGGTGCGGAACAGGCAGGGCACATGGAAGGTGAGCACGCCGTAGCCGAAATGGCTGACCGCTGGCGCGTGGTTGCCGACGTCGGGGTGGAGACGGATGGCGTCGAGCGCGTTGCCGCCGCTCCATTCGGCCTCGAACCCGCTCTGGCACAGCAGCTCCCAACCGTGCGCGTTGGCGATGTCCAGCGGCAGGCAGCGGTAGGCGTAGCGCTGGTCGGTGCGGTCCATCCACGGCCGCTCGCGCGGCGCCGGGCGCACGTCGAGGGTGTGGCCGTCGAGAACGTGGGCGGTGAGCTTCATGGCGGCGTACTTGGCTGCGGGCGTGCGCCGAGTGTGACGCGTCGGCGCCGGTATGGCGACCGTGCACGGCGGCCGCCGTGCGCTCGCTGCGGTGTCGCGGCCGTTCGCGGTTGCGCACCGCAGTGCGATCAAGCAGAAGGTGCTTGCGTTGTGCGCGCGCGCCGCGGCGTGCGGACCCGTGCTCAGTCCGCCTCGAACTCCAGCAGCGCCACGCCGTCGCCGACCAGCTCGCCCTCGCGCACACGGTAGCCGTGCACCACGCCGTCGGCAGGGGCCTGCAAGGTGTGTTCCATCTTCATCGCCTCCAGCACCAGCAACGGCGTGCCGCGCGCCACGCGAGTGCCGGGCGCGACCAGCAGCGCGACGACGCGGCCGGGCATTGGCGCGGTCAGCCCGCCGGCATCGGCGACAGGCTGATCGGCCTCGGCGACCGGATCGTGCAGGTCGAACAGATGCGCCTGGCCAGCGACGAACAAATGCAGGCGGCTACCGGCGAATACCGCGTCGGCGTGCACGCGTTGCACATCGAGCTGTGCCAATAGGCGTTGCTCCTGCAGGCTGCCGAAGGCGAGCAGCACGGCATCGGTGGCGTTGTCGTGGATGCGCCAGCCTGCGTCGGTCGCCGCTGCGCGCAGCGTGCGGCGCGTATCGCCCTGTTGCAGGATCAGGTTGCGCGGCGCGGGTTCGCCCAGGCGCCAGCCGTCGCGCAGGTCCCAGGGCGAATGCGGGTCGCCCGATTGCGCTGCGTCGGCGCGATCGTGCAGCAGCCAGGCCAGCGCGGCCAGTGTCCAGGTCGGTTCGGCGGTGGCCGTAGCGGTCTCGAACAGCGCGGCATGTTCGCGCTCGATCAGTGCGGTATCCAGATCGGCCTGTGCGAACGCCGTGGTGCCGATCAGGCGTTGCAGGAACGCGGCGTTGGTGGCCACGCCGACCACCTGGCACGCCGCCAGCGCCGCCTGCATGCGCCGCAGCGCGCGTTCGCGGGTCTCGTCCCAGACGATCAGCTTGGCGATCATCGGGTCGTAGTGCGGGCCGATGACGTCGCCCTGTTCGACGCCGGCATCGACGCGGGTGTGCGCGTCCGCCGCCGGCAGGCGCAGATGCTGCAGCGTGCCGGTCGAGGGCAGGAAGCCGCGCGCCGGGTCCTCGGCATACAGCCGTGCTTCCAGCGCATGTCCGCGGATCGCCAGCTCATGCTGGCGTTTGGGCAGCGGCTGGCCGGCGGCCACGCGCAGCTGCCACTCGACCAGATCGGTACCGGTGATGCACTCGGTGACCGGATGCTCGACTTGCAGCCGCGTGTTCATTTCCATGAAGTAGAACGCGCCGTCGGGCGCGACGATGAACTCCACCGTGCCGGCGCCGACATAGCCGACCGTGCGCGCCGCCTCCACCGCTGCCTGACCCATCGCGGCGCGGCGTTCGGCGCTCATGCCTGGCGCCGGGGCCTCTTCCAGCACCTTCTGGTGGCGGCGTTGCACCGAGCAATCGCGTTCGAACAGGTAGGCCAGTTCGCCATGCGTATCGCCGAACACCTGGATCTCGATATGCCGCGGCCGCAGCACGTATTTCTCGACTAGCACGTGGGCGTTGCCGAATGCGGCCTGCGCTTCGCGCTGGCAGGCGGCCAGCGCGGCGACGAAGTCCTCGCTGCGATCGACCCGGCGCATGCCCTTGCCGCCGCCGCCGGCGCTGGCCTTGATCAGCACCGGATAGCCGATGGCGTTGGCCTGTTCGCGCAGGAACGCCGGCTCCTGGCGTTCGCCATGGTAGCCCGGGGTCAGCGGTACGCCGGCGGCGTGCATCAGCGCCTTGGCCGCGCTCTTGTCGCCCATGGCGCGGATCGCTGTCGGCGGCGGGCCGATGAACACGATGCCGCGCGCAGTGCAGGCTTCGGCGAACTCGGCGTTCTCGGACAGGAAGCCGTAGCCGGGATGGATCGCCTGGGCGCCGCTGGCCTGGGCGGCGTCGAGGATGCGTTCGCCGCGCAGGTAGCTGTCGCGCGCGGGCGCGGCGCCGATGTTGATCGCTTCGTCGGCCAGGCGCACGTGGCGGGCGTCGCGGTCGGCATCGGAGTAGACGGCGACGCTGGCGATGCCGAGTTTGCGGCAGGTGGCGATCACCCTGCAGGCAATCTCGCCGCGATTGGCGATCAGGATCTTGTCGAACATCGGCAGGTCGGGCGTGGCCATGGTCAGTTGCCTGGAAAAGGGGTGTCGTGTCTTGCGGTTGCGGTTGCGGTTGCGGTTGCGGTTGCGGTTGCGGTTGCTGTTGCTGTTGCTTTGGCTGTTGCTGTTGCCATTGCTTTTGACTTACTGGGTTCCCTTCCGAAGCGGCGGCCATGGCGGGGAAAAACCCGAAGGGCGGCGCACATGGATGTGCGCCGTTCGCGGCAGGGGCTTGATGCCCCTTCCGCGAATCCCCGGTATGGACGCGGACCCGGAGCGCGCAGCGCTGAGGGCGCTAGGCAGGGCGCGCTTTCTTTTGGTTACTTTTCTTTGCGCGAGCAAAGAAAAGTGACTCGCCGCAAGGCGAAAGCTTTTGCCGTTGTCGTTGTCTTGGTTCTGGCACTGAGATTTTGAAGCTTTGAAGCAAGAGCAAGAGCAAGAGCAAGAGCTTCCGCTGGCGCGGGTCACTTTTCTTTGCTTGTGCAAAGAAAAGTAACCAAAAGAAAGCACACCCCGCAGCGCGCCCTCCGCGCTACGCGCTCCGGGTCCGCAGCCCCAACGGGCATTTTTCGATGGCACATCCATGTGCCAGCGAAAAACGTCGCGCATCCTGCGCGCCGCCCTTCGGGTATTCGCCCGCCGCGCCTGCCGCGCCGAGGGGGGCCGGTAGATCAAGAGCAAAGCAACAGCAACGGCAACTGCAGAGGCAACGGCAGAGGCAACGGCAGAGGCCGAGGCGATTCTTTCGGCCATGCGGCGCATGGCGGCCAATGACCGTCGCGCTTGCAAAGCAGAGCGATCGCGCCCGCTCACATCCGGAACACCCCGAATCGGGTCGGTTCCGCCGGTGCGTTCAACGCCGCCGACAGTCCCAGCCCCAGCACCCGTCGCGTCTGCGCCGGATCGATGATGCCGTCGTCCCATAGCCGCGCACTGGCGTAATACGGATGGCCCTGGCGCTCGAACTGCTCGCGGATCGGCGTCTTGAAGTCCGTCTCGTCCTCGGCCGACCAGGCGCCGCCCTTGGCCTCGATGCCGTCGCGGCGCACCGTCGCCAGCACGCTTGCCGCCTGCTCCCCGCCCATCACCCCGATCCGCGCGTTCGGCCACATCCACAGGAAATTCGGCGAATACGCGCGGCCGCACATGCCGTAGTTGCCGGCACCGAACGAACCGCCGATCACCACCGTGAACTTGGGCACCTTCGCGCAGGCCACCGCCATTACCAGCTTGGCCCCGTCCTTGGCGATGCCGCCGTGCTCGTACTTGCGCCCGACCATGAAGCCGGTGATGTTCTGCAGGAACACCAGCGGGATGCCGCGCTGCGCGCACAGTTCGATGAAGTGCGCGCCCTTCAGCGCCGATTCGGAGAACAGGATGCCGTTGTTGGCGATGATGCCGACCGGATAGCCGTGCAGGTGGGCGAAGCCGGTGACCAGGGTGGTGCCGTAGCGCGCCTTGAACTCGTCCAGGCGCGAGCCGTCGACCACCCGCGCGATCACCTCGCGCACGTCGAACGGTTTGCGCGGGTCGGCGGGGATCACCCCGTACAGGTCCTCGGCCGGATACAGCGGCGGCTCCGGCGCGCGCAACGCCAGCGCGGGTGTCGGCTTGCGCCAGTTGAGCTGGGCCACGATCGCGCGCACCCGCGCCAGCGCCTGCAGGTCGTTGTCGGCGAAATGGTCGGCCACGCCGGAGATGCGCGTGTGCACGTCGGCGCCGCCCAGTTCCTCGGCGCTGACCTCCTCGCCGGTGGCCGCCTTCACCAGCGGCGGGCCGCCAAGGAAGATCGTGCCCTGCTCGCGCACGATCACCGTCTCGTCGCTCATCGCCGGCACATAGGCGCCGCCGGCGGTGCACGAACCCATCACGCAGGCGATCTGGGCGATCCCCTGCGCCGACAGGTTGGCCTGGTTGTAGAAGATGCGGCCGAAATGGTCGCGGTCCGGGAACACCTCGTCCTGCAGCGGCAGGAACGCGCCGCCGGAATCGACCAGGTAGATGCACGGCAGCCGGTTCTGCTGCGCGATCTCCTGCGCGCGCAGATGTTTCTTCACCGTCATCGGGTAATAGGTGCCACCCTTGACCGTGGCGTCGTTGGCGACGATCACGCACTCCACGCCGGACACGCGGCCGATGCCGGCGACCACGCCGGCGCACGGGACCTCGTCGGCGTACAGGCCCAGCGCGGCGAGCGGGGCGATTTCCA of Xanthomonas translucens pv. cerealis contains these proteins:
- a CDS encoding bifunctional acetate--CoA ligase family protein/GNAT family N-acetyltransferase, whose amino-acid sequence is MSTYHLQSVFRPASVAIVGGSPRERSAGRAVVRNLRTAGFPGQIGWVSPRYREIDGVPTVRRLTDLPWVPDLVVITAPARIVPRIVAIAARRGVAAAIILTAGLGEGPSSAAARVEAAARAKGLRILGPHCLGVIAPHAKLNASIAAHCPQPGDLALISESSAIAAALVEWGVARSVGFSAVVSLGDALDVDFGDLLDYFATDYRTRAILLYVEHIHDARKFMSAARAAARAKPVVVVKSGRLLRIDPNADTHVQALASSDAVYGAAFARAGLLRVRALDELFAAAETLGRLSTFPGRRLAILSNGGGVGRLAVDKLADLGGTLAALSPHTLQRLEQALPQEWSHANPVDIVVDADGERYAAAVEALLADPENDAVLVVNVPTAFTSSADAAQALTRTLGLRPRHHRDKPVFAVWLGNDESATAVLNAAHIPTYATEADAVRGFMHLVRYREAQAALMETPPSLPEDFVFDAATARGIVDAALAAGQTWLDPLATTRLLAAYGIPTAPVVHAASAADAALAAAPMLADGLAVAVKIHSADIPHKSDVDGVRLNLVSAQAVQDAAEGIVARARAARPDARIDGVLVQPTLLRPKARELIAGIADDSTFGPVIVFGRGGTAVEVIDDKALALPPLDLRLAHELIGRTRVSRILKAYRDVPAADERAVAMVLVKLAQLAADLPEIRELDINPLLADRDGVIALDARVAVAPSRRLHKGRGHPRFAIFPYPKEWERRIALNDGGTALVRPVRPEDDALFRSFFARVTDEDLRLRFFQAVKHFSHEFIARLTQLDYARSIALVVIEPKTGDMLGAVRLHADADYDRGEYGILIRSDLKGHGIGWQLMRIMIEYAGWLGLNVIEGQVLRENRTMLAMCAHLGFKATPDPEDAMLMDVVLPVGKG
- a CDS encoding excalibur calcium-binding domain-containing protein — protein: MLLVIGIGAYAYSLIAPRFAATPTPSVAVPRTSSAVTTPTSIAQATATAPAVPAAAAPAQHFQCDGRTHCAQMTSCEEATYCLRTCPGVQMDGNHDGVPCERQWCH
- a CDS encoding DUF6065 family protein; translated protein: MKLTAHVLDGHTLDVRPAPRERPWMDRTDQRYAYRCLPLDIANAHGWELLCQSGFEAEWSGGNALDAIRLHPDVGNHAPAVSHFGYGVLTFHVPCLFRTEPGMDLYVTAPVNRPKDGIAGLTGLIETDWSPYTFTMNWQFTRPGRVRFDAGEPFCHFFPVQRRVLAETEPRWQPLSQTPELERDYQAWMRSRGQFLHDLQQDAPEAKRQGWQRSYFRGPAPGQCPAGVEHRVKLRVAPFTRDEG
- a CDS encoding acetyl/propionyl/methylcrotonyl-CoA carboxylase subunit alpha, which gives rise to MATPDLPMFDKILIANRGEIACRVIATCRKLGIASVAVYSDADRDARHVRLADEAINIGAAPARDSYLRGERILDAAQASGAQAIHPGYGFLSENAEFAEACTARGIVFIGPPPTAIRAMGDKSAAKALMHAAGVPLTPGYHGERQEPAFLREQANAIGYPVLIKASAGGGGKGMRRVDRSEDFVAALAACQREAQAAFGNAHVLVEKYVLRPRHIEIQVFGDTHGELAYLFERDCSVQRRHQKVLEEAPAPGMSAERRAAMGQAAVEAARTVGYVGAGTVEFIVAPDGAFYFMEMNTRLQVEHPVTECITGTDLVEWQLRVAAGQPLPKRQHELAIRGHALEARLYAEDPARGFLPSTGTLQHLRLPAADAHTRVDAGVEQGDVIGPHYDPMIAKLIVWDETRERALRRMQAALAACQVVGVATNAAFLQRLIGTTAFAQADLDTALIEREHAALFETATATAEPTWTLAALAWLLHDRADAAQSGDPHSPWDLRDGWRLGEPAPRNLILQQGDTRRTLRAAATDAGWRIHDNATDAVLLAFGSLQEQRLLAQLDVQRVHADAVFAGSRLHLFVAGQAHLFDLHDPVAEADQPVADAGGLTAPMPGRVVALLVAPGTRVARGTPLLVLEAMKMEHTLQAPADGVVHGYRVREGELVGDGVALLEFEAD
- a CDS encoding carboxyl transferase domain-containing protein, coding for MSVIQTQLQPGSDAFAANAAALRAVVDDLQQTQARIAQGGSEVARAKHQARGKLLARARIDALLDPGSAFLEIAPLAALGLYADEVPCAGVVAGIGRVSGVECVIVANDATVKGGTYYPMTVKKHLRAQEIAQQNRLPCIYLVDSGGAFLPLQDEVFPDRDHFGRIFYNQANLSAQGIAQIACVMGSCTAGGAYVPAMSDETVIVREQGTIFLGGPPLVKAATGEEVSAEELGGADVHTRISGVADHFADNDLQALARVRAIVAQLNWRKPTPALALRAPEPPLYPAEDLYGVIPADPRKPFDVREVIARVVDGSRLDEFKARYGTTLVTGFAHLHGYPVGIIANNGILFSESALKGAHFIELCAQRGIPLVFLQNITGFMVGRKYEHGGIAKDGAKLVMAVACAKVPKFTVVIGGSFGAGNYGMCGRAYSPNFLWMWPNARIGVMGGEQAASVLATVRRDGIEAKGGAWSAEDETDFKTPIREQFERQGHPYYASARLWDDGIIDPAQTRRVLGLGLSAALNAPAEPTRFGVFRM